In one Tripterygium wilfordii isolate XIE 37 chromosome 22, ASM1340144v1, whole genome shotgun sequence genomic region, the following are encoded:
- the LOC119991602 gene encoding serine/threonine protein phosphatase 2A 57 kDa regulatory subunit B' theta isoform-like — MLKQILSKLPRKSSKTAENREHGGHRAIYSNVSTGSRSSDVGTTKAGNSTITSLPSSNSVSDLGQKHINRVHLGANLKQNGNSGFSAYEALPEFREVPNSEKQNLFIKKLHLCCFVFDCTDPTKNLKEKEIKRQTLLELLDYVTSANGKFQETVMQEAIKMVSANLFRAFNPQPRENKVINGFDMEEEEPSMDPAWPHLQIVYEFLLRFVASPETDAKLAKRYIDQSFILKLLDLFDTDDPRQREYLKTTLHRIYGKFMVHRPFIRKAINNIFFQFIFETEKQNGIAELLEILGSIINGFALPLKEEHEVFLVRALIPLHKPRCLAMYHLPLSYCITQFVEKDCKLADTVIRGLLKYWPITNSSKEVMFLNELDEVLEATQQPEFQRFMVPLFRQIARCLNSSHFQVAERALFLWNNDHIENLITQNRTVILPIIFPALEINARNHWNQAVHNLTMNVRKIFHDLDPELFKECLLKLEEDESKEDKIKAKRAATWSRLENFAAQKTASDEALPVSCKEPRTYSG, encoded by the exons ATGTTAAAGCAGATACTCAGCAAGCTACCACGAAAGTCATCTAAGACTGCAGAAAATCGTGAGCATGGAGGACACCGTGCTATTTATTCCAATGTGTCCACTGGTTCAAGAAGCAGTGATGTAGGAACAACTAAGGCTGGGAATTCTACCATAAcatctcttccttcttctaATTCTGTTTCAGATTTGGGACAGAAGCATATTAACAGGGTACACCTTGGTGCAAATTTGAAGCAAAATGGAAATTCAGGATTTTCTGCTTATGAAGCATTGCCTGAATTCAGGGAAGTTCCAAACTCGGAGAAGCAGAACTTATTTATAAAGAAGCTGCATCTGTGTTGTTTTGTATTCGACTGCACTGACCCAACAAAGAATCTGAAGGAGAAGGAGATTAAGCGACAAACATTGCTAGAGCTACTGGATTATGTTACTTCTGCAAATGGTAAATTCCAGGAAACTGTCATGCAAGAGGCAATTAAAATGGTATCTGCGAACTTGTTTAGGGCGTTCAATCCTCAGCCACGTGAGAACAAGGTCATAAATGGGTTTGATATGGAAGAGGAGGAGCCCTCAATGGATCCTGCATGGCCACACTTGCAAATTGTTTATGAGTTCTTACTAAGGTTTGTGGCATCACCTGAGACAGATGCAAAGTTGGCAAAAAGATACATTGATCAATCCTTTATCCTGAAGTTGCTTGATTTGTTTGACACTGATGATCCTCGACAAAGGGAGTATCTGAAAACAACTCTTCACCGGATCTATGGTAAATTTATGGTACATCGTCCATTCATCAGAAAAGCCATCAACAATATCTTTTTCCAATTTATCTTTGAGACTGAGAAGCAGAATGGGATTGCTGAACTTCTAGAAATTCTGGGTAGTATTATCAATGGATTTGCTTTGCCACTGAAAGAAGAACATGAAGTTTTTCTTGTTCGTGCACTTATTCCCCTGCATAAACCCAGATGCTTGGCCATGTACCATCTGCCGTTATCGTACTGCATCACACAGTTTGTGGAGAAAGACTGCAAGCTTGCTGATACTGTTATCAGGGGTTTATTGAAATACTGGCCTATCACAAATAGTTCAAAGGAAGTGATGTTCCTAAATGAATTGGATGAAGTTTTAGAAGCAACTCAGCAGCCTGAATTTCAGCGCTTCATGGTGCCCCTTTTTCGCCAGATTGCGAGGTGTCTGAACAGTTCACACTTTCAG GTGGCAGAGAGAGCTTTGTTTTTATGGAACAATGATCACATTGAGAATCTGATCACACAAAACCGCACGGTCATATTGCCAATTATTTTTCCTGCCTTGGAGATAAATGCCAGAAATCATTGGAATCAGGCTGTTCACAACTTGACTATGAATGTCCGCAAGATTTTTCATGATCTTGATCCGGAGCTCTTCAAGGAGTGTTTACTTAAGCTTGAAGAAGATGAATCGAAGGAAGACAAGATCAAAGCTAAACGCGCAGCTACGTGGAGCCGTCTAGAAAATTTTGCTGCTCAGAAAACTGCAAGTGATGAGGCGTTGCCTGTTTCTTGCAAAGAACCTCGCACATATTCAGGTTAG